The genome window AAAAAAAAGAAAATGATTTCAGAAGGTGTTGACATAATTGACTTTGGTATAGGAGACCCTGACCTGCCCACACCCCAAAATATAATAGATGCGATGAAAAAGGGTATTGAAAATCCATCTTTTCATAGATACCCATTGGGAAAAGGAACCCTGCTTTTTAGAAAAGCAATCGCTGATTTTTATAAAAAAAATTATGATGTAAAACTTAATCCAGATGAAGAAATAACTGTATTGATAGGTTCCAAAGAAGGTATTGCCCATTTTCCCTGGGCATTTTTAAATCCAGGAGATATATCCCTTGTCCCGGAACCAGGATACCCTGTATATCACATCGGAACTATACTTGCAGAAGGAAAACCTTATTTCATACCACTGAAAGCAGAAAATAACTTTCTTCCGGAACTTGACAAAATACCTGAAAGTATCATTAAAAAAGCAAAGATTCTCTTCCTTAACTATCCTAATAATCCAACAGCTGCTTTTGCAGCAAAGGAATTTTTGATAGATACGATTAAATTCTGTAAAAAAAACGAACTGATACTTGTATATGATGCTGCTTATAGTGAGATATACTTTGAAAAAAAACCTGTGAGTTTTCTATCTTTACCAGGAGCAAAAGATATCGGGATAGAATTTCATTCTCTTTCAAAAACATACAATATGACCGGGTGGAGAATTGGCTGGGCTTGTGGAAATAGTAATCTTGTATCTGCACTTGCAAAAATAAAAGAAAATATTGATTCTGGAACCTTTGAGGCAATACAGTTCGCTGGAGTAGAGGCGCTTACAGGAAGTCAGAAAAGTGTCATAGAGTTAAGAAAGATATACAAAAACAGGATGAAGATACTGGTAAATGGTCTAAAAGAAACCGGTTTCGCAATCAAAATGCCAGAAGGAACTTTTTACTGCTGGTTAAATATAGAAGAGAGATCTATAGAAACTGCCTCTTTTCTTCTTGAAAAAGCAGGAATAGTGGCAACCCCAGGAGTGGGTTTTGGTCCATCAGGAGAGGGATATTTAAGATTTTCAATAACAGTCCCTGAAGAAAAGATAAAAGAAGGGATAAGGAGGGTGAAAGAAATATGGGCAAAAAAGTAGCGATTGTTCTCGGTAGCAAAAACGATATGGAGTATATTGAAGGGGCAAAGGATATTCTTACGGAATTTGGTATTCCATATGAGGTGATGGTAATGTCAGCGCATAGAACGTTAGATAAAGTAGTAGATTTTTCTCAAAAAGCAGAGGAGAATGGGTTTGGAGTCATTATCGCCTGCGCAGGGATGGCAGCACATCTTCCGGGTGTGATTGCAGCAAAGACACACCTTCCGGTTATAGGGGTCCCTCTGCCTACAAGTGAAATCAGAGGGATAGATGCGCTTTTGGCAATAGTACAGATGCCCTCAGGAGTTCCTGTAGCCACAATGGCTATTGGAAGGTCAGGTGTAAAAAATGCGGCAATACTTTCAGCACAGATACTTGCATTAGAAGATACAGACCTAAAAACAAAGTTAAAAAAATATAAAGAATCTCTTGGAAAGTAAATAAACTACCAGGTATTGTTTAAAAAATACTTTTTGATATACATTTTACAATTTTTATTGTTTTTCAATTGACGCCAGGAGGAAAAAAAATTATAATAAAACTTTTCAATTAAAATTGAAACTATTAAAAAGAAAAGGAGGTTAAAAAATGGCAGTAAGTTATAAAGAACTGGGGCTTGTCAATACAAGAGAACTATTTAAAAAAGCATTAGCAGGTGGTTATGCCATTCCTGGGTATAATTTCAATAATATGGAGCAACTACAGGCAATTATTACTGCCTGTGCTGAATGTAATTCACCTGTGATACTCCAGATTTCTAAAGGTGCAAGGCAATATGCAAACCAGACACTTTTAAGGTATATGGTTCCTGGAGCAATTGCTATGGCACGAGAAATGGGAAGTAATATACCCATTGCCTTAAATTTAGACCATGGAGATTCTTTTGAAATATGTAAAAGTTGTATTGATTACGGTTTTTCAAATGTTATGATAGATGGCTCTGCACTTCCTTATGAAGAGAATGTTGCAGTTACTAAGAAAGTAGTTGAATATGCCCATGAAAGAGATGTAACTGTTGAAGGAGAATTAGGCGTACTTGCAGGTATAGAAGAACATGTCTCTTCTGAAGTAAGTCATTATACAGACCCAGAAGTTGTTGAGGACTTTGTAACAAGAACAGGAGTAGATAGTTTAGCCATCTCCATTGGTACTTCACATGGTGCATATAAATTCAAAGTAAAACCGGGAGAATCAATCCCACCATTAAGATTTGATATTCTTGAAGAATGTGCGAGACGACTTCCTGGATTTCCTATAGTACTACATGGTGCATCTTCTGTATTGCCTGAATACATAGAAATAATTAATAAATATGGTGGAAAACTGGAAAACACAGCAGGTGTTCCAGAAGAACAAATAAAAAAAGCGGTTTCAATGAATGTCTGTAAGGTAAACATTGATTCTGATGGACGATTAGTAATGACAGCAATGATAAGAAAATATCTTGCTGAAAATCCTAAAGAATTTGACCCGAGAAAATATCTTGGTCCTGCGAGAGAAGAATTGAAAAAGATGTATATTGAAAAATGTAAACTCCTCGGCAGTGCTGGCAGAGGATAAACATAACTAAAAATGGAAAAGATAGGGGTTCTTACTACAGGGGGGGATGCTCCTGGAATGAACGCTGCTATAAGAGCAGTAGTAAGAACAGCATTAAGTTATAATCTTGAAATCGTAGGTATTGAAAAAGGGTTTAAGGGACTGTACGAAAAAAACTTTATAAAACTTACTTCAAGAAGTGTAAGTGGTATTATAAATAAAGCAGGGACTTTTCTAAAAACAATAAGATTTCCTGAGTTCAGAGAATATGAGATTAGAAAAATTTGTTATGAACATTTACAGGTTGAAGGTATTGAAGGACTTGTAGTAATAGGGGGAGATGGCTCTTCCAAAGGAGCATATTATTTATCTATGGATTTTAATTTCCCTGTTGTTCTTATCCCTGCCTCTATAGACAATGATATTTTCGGGACTGACTATACCATTGGTTTTGATACTGCAGTCAATACTGCTGTCTCTGCTATTGATAATATAAGAGATACCGCCACAAGTCATAATAGAACATTTGTAGTTGAGGTAATGGGAAAAGAAAAAGGGAATCTTGCACTTGAAGTTGCACTTGCTTGCGGCGCTGAAATAGTATTGGTACCGGAAATTAAAATACCTTATGAAAAAGTAGTTCGTCTTCTCAAGGAACAGGAAGAAAAGGGAAAAGAAAGTTCTATTATTGTCCTTGCTGAAGGAGCGGGTAAGGCAGAAGAATTAACTGCTTATTTAAAAAAAGCACTCCCTGAAAGAGAAATAAGATATTCTGTATTGGGATATATCCAGAGAGGTGGTACCCCAACATATCTTACCCGTACACTCGCTACAAGATTTGGAGTATCAGCAGTGAATCTTTTAATGCAAAAAAAATATCCGTATATGATTGGAATTAAAGGGAATGAGATAGTGTATGTTCCACTAAAAGAAATAATCTCTACGCAGAAACCCATTTCAGAAGCATATTTAGAAATAATAAACAGAATGGCAATATAGGGGGGAAATATGCGAAGTGATAACATAAAAAAAGGTCTTGAGAGAACACCACATCGTTCACTTTTAAAAGCAATAGGGTTAACTGATGAAGAAATAGAAAAACCTATAATTGCAGTTGCTAACTCTGCCAATGAAATTGTTCCAGGACATATCCATCTTAACAAAATAGCAGAATCTGTAAAAGCAGGTATAAGGATGGCAGGAGGAACTCCCGTTGAATTTTCTACTATAGGTGTATGTGATGGAATAGCAATGGGCCATACAGGGATGAAATACAGTTTGGTCTCAAGAGAAATAATCGCTGATTCTGTTGAGATTATGCTTCAGGCACATCAATTTGATGGAGTTGTAATGATTGCTAACTGCGACAAAATCATCCCAGGTATGTTGATGGCTCTTTTAAGAGTGAATATACCAGGTCTTCTCGTAAGTGGTGGTCCTATGCTTTGTGGATTTTCCCCTTCAGGAGAAACAATAGACCTCATCTCTGTTTTTGAAGGTATTGGAAGATTTGTAAAAGGAGAGATAAATGAAAAAGAATTAAAAATTATAGAAGATATAGCGTGTCCCGGTGCAGGAAGTTGTTCGGGAATGTTCACTGCAAACTCTATGAACTGTCTCGCAGAAGCAATTGGGCTTGCTCTTCCAGGAAATGGAACTATACCAGCAGTAACATCAAAAAGGATACGACTTGCTAAATATGCTGGTATGAAAGTAATGGAATTAGTAAAAAAAGATATAAAGCCAAGAGATATAACAACTCTTGATGCTTTTAAAAATGCAATTGCAGTGGATATGGCAATAGGAGCATCAACAAATACAGTACTGCATCTTCCAGCGATAGCAAAAGAAGCAGGAATTACCCTTTCTCTAAATCTCTTTGATAAAATAAGTAGAAAAATCCCTAATATATGTAAAATATCTCCTGCTTCTAAACAGCATATTCAGGACCTTGATGCAGCAGGAGGCATACCTGCTGTAATGAAAGAACTTGCTTCCAATAATCTTTTAAATACAGAACTTCTAACTGTAAGTGGTAAAACGGTAAAAGAAATTGTACAGGACGCTCAGATATTCAACAGAGACGTAATACGTAGTATTGAAAATCCATATTCATCTGAAGGCGGAATTGCAATTTTAAAAGGTACTCTTGCTCCCGAAGGAGCAGTAATTAAACAATCAGCAGTTTCAGAAAAAGCAATGAAATTTTCAGGACCAGCAATGGTCTATGATTCCGAAGAAGAGGCAATGAACGCAGTTATGAAAGGGAAGGTAAAAGAAGGTGTCCTTATTGTAAGATACGAGGGTCCCAGAGGAGGACCAGGAATGAGAGAAATGCTCTCCATTACATCTGTAATTTCAGGTAAAGGATTAGATGAAAAAGTTGCACTCCTTACTGATGGACGGTTCTCTGGTGGTTCAAGAGGACTCTGTGTAGGACATATAAGTCCTGAAGCTGCTTCTGGAGGACCTATAGGACTTGTAAAAAACGGAGATATAATTGAAATAGATATAAAAAATAGACGTCTTGAATTAAAAGTAAATAAAGAAGAATTAAAGAAACGAAAAGAAACATGGAAAGAGAAAACACAAAAACTTGAAGGTGTTCTTGCAAGATACAGAAAAAGTGTAAAATCTGCAAATACAGGAGCAATTCTTGATTAAACGGGGGAAAAATGCTTGAAAGAGAATCGGCATTAAAGGGAATTATCAGCAAAGGTGTTAGATATGTTGCAGGCAGAGAAAGAATAAATCCTGAAACGCTTGCAGAAAAAGTAGCAGAAGGCAAAGTTGTTATCTTAAAACACAGAAACACATATCTTGGAATTGGGGATTCTCTCAGAATAAAGATAAATGCTAACATAGGCACATCTCCTGATATAGTAGACATACATTCTGAAATCGAAAAATTAAAAGCTGCCTGTAAATATGGAGCTGATACTGTAATGGACCTTAGCACAGGTGGAGATATTGATAAGATAAGAAGTACTATTGTTGAAAGAAGTCCTGTCCCTATAGGAACAGTTCCTATCTACCAGGCAGCCATTGAATCCGTAGAAGAAAAAGGTGCCCTTATTAAAATGGATACTGAAAAACTTTTTGAAGTTATTGAAAGACATGCTGAAGATAAAATATCCTTTACCACACTTCACTGTGGGATTACCTTCAGAACACTTGAACGACTGAGAAAAAACCCGAGAAAAACAATGGTGGTGAGTAGAGGAGGAGCATTTCTTATAAGTTGGATGATTGCAAATGAAAAAGAGAATCCCCTCTATGAACATTTTGATAGAGTTCTCGAAATTGCCAGAAAGTACGATTTAATATTAAGTTTGGGTGATGGTATGAGACCAGGCGGTATTGTAGATGCAACTGACAGTTCTCAAATAGATGAACTCTTAACCCTCGGGGAGCTAACAAGGAGAGCATGGGACAATGGAGTTCAAGTAATTATAGAAGGACCTGGTCATATTCCACTCAATGAAATACCAGCAAATATCACCCTTCAGAAAAAGGTATGTAAAGGTGCTCCTTTTTATGTACTTGGTCCATTGGTTACGGATGTTACCCCAGGCTATGACCATATAACATCAGCGATTGGGGCAGCTGTTGCAGGGTGGTATGGTGCTGATTTTATATGCTACGTTACACCGAGTGAACATCTCGGACTTCCAGGGGTTGAAGACGTAATTGAAGGAACTATTGCAGCAAAAATTGCGGCACACAGTGCTGATATAGCAAGAGGACTAAAGGATTCTGTAGAATGGGACTGTAAAATGTCACTCGCAAGAACACAGAGAAACTGGCAGGAAGAAAGGAAACTTTCTATAGACCCTGTTAAGTTTGATAGAATTCATAGGAGATACAAAACGACAGAAAAAGATGTATGTACTATGTGTGGCAAATATTGTGCTATTAAAACAGTAGAAAAGTATCTCGGAGTGAAGATTATTACCACCTGTTAAAATGAGAAGAATCAGAGTATACGGAGAAGATATCTTAAGGAAAATGGCAGAAAAAGTTAAAAATATAGATGAACAAACTATTAAATTAATAGAAAGTATGAAAAAAACACTTCAAAAAGTACAGGGACTTGGTCTCGCTGCTCCTCAGATAGGTATTTCAAAAAGAATATTTATTGCTTTTGATAAAGAAACCAATAAAATAATAACTGCTATAAATCCTGAAATAGTATGTATTTCAGAAGAAAAGGAAATTGATATAGAAGGATGTTTAAGTTTTCCTGAAATATATTTTTCAATACCACGGGCGAAAAAGATAAAACTAAAAGCATTGAACGAGAAAGGGAAAGAATTTTTTATTGAGACAGAAGGACTCTTAGCAAGATGTTTTCAGCATGAAATAGACCATCTGAATGGAAAGTTAATTATTGATTATGTCAACATAGAAGAAAAAAAACTCTGGCAGGAAAAATTAGATAAATTGCTTAAATCAGATTAAAAGATTAAAAATATATCTTACAATAATCTTATAATCTATAAAACATTATGATACCTGATTTTTTTATCTCTTTTGATACGGAGAAGTTGCAGTTAGAAGAAGTGGATTTTCTTGTTGTAGGTGGTGGTATAGCAGGATTGATTGCTTCTCTTGAACTAAAAAATTTCAAAACACTTATTCTTTACAAAGATGGACTTTCAGAAACCTGTACTTATAATGCACAAGGTGGCATTGCTGGTGCAATAGCACCATGGGATTCTCCTGAACAACATAAGAAAGATACTCTCAATACAGGCTGTGGACTTTCAAATGAAGAAGCAGTGGATATCCTTGTCAAAGAAGGGATAAAAAGCATAAACGAAATCATCTCTTCTGGACTCACATTTGATAAAGAGGGTAATGATTATCACTTTACGAGAGAAGGTGGACATTCCTGCCGTAGGATTTTACATATAAATGGTGATGGAACTGGTAAAGCAATTGCAGAATTCTTATACAAAAAAGTATCCGTTGAAAAAAATATAAAAATTCTTCACTCTCATTTTCTTATAGACCTTATCTCTGATGAGAATAAAGTGGAAGCCGCTCTTGTATATGATGAAAAAAGGAAAAAAGTGTTTATTATTAAAGCAAAAGCATTTATACTTGCTACAGGTGGTGCAGGTAATATATTTCAGGAGACTACTAATCCTACCGTTATTACAGGTGATGGTATCGCTATTGCATATCGTTGTGGAGCAGAACTTATGGACCTTGAATTTTATCAGTTTCATCCAACAACCTTTTATCAGGCAGGAGCTCCACGCTTCCTTATATCTGAAAGTATCAGGGGTGAAGGTGGTATTCTGATAAATTCAAAAGGTGAAAGGTTTATGTCTAATTATCATCCTATGAGAGAACTTGCTCCACGTGATATAGTAACCAGAGCAATTATAGACCAGATGAAACTAACCGGTTCAAACTGTGTATATCTTGACCTGAAAAATATAAACTATAATCTTAAAAAACGTTTTCCTTCTATCTATAATTTTTGTAAAGATTATGGTATTGATATTCAAAAAAACCCCATACCTGTTAGACCCTCCGCTCATTATTTTATGGGAGGAATAAAAACAGATATATGGGGAAAAACCTCTATTGAAAACCTTTATGCCTGTGGAGAAACTGCCTGTACAGGAGTTCATGGTGCAAATCGTCTTGCGAGCAATTCATTACTTGAAGGACTTGTATTTGGTACGAGAGCAGGTAAAAGTGCCTTGGAAAGATCAAGAATTAAATCTCATACATTTAAGCGAAAATATTTATTCCCTCAAAAAGCTGATATATACATTGATAGGGAAGACCTTAAAAGGTCTATAAGAAGTTTGATGTGGCGCAATGTAGGTATTGAAAGAGAAGAAACTTCTCTCAAAAATGCAGAAGATAAAATTACTGATTGGATGAGATATGCTTTCTTAAAAGAATTTTCAGATACTACAGGATTTGAGACACTTAACATGCTCATACTCTCTATGTTAATTACTAAAGTATCTCTTTTAAGAAAAGAAAGTAGAGGGGCACATTTCAGAAAGGACTATCCAGAGCAGGATAATAAACACTGGAAAAAACATATAATCATAAGTAAAAAAGGTGTTAGATACGAAGAGGTTTAAAAATGAAACAGAAACAATTAGAAAGAGTTAAAGATACCAAACAACCAGTTGAGAAACGTATAAAAAATTTCAATGAGGTTGCACTTGGATATACAGAGGAACAGGCGATTGCTGAAGCAAGTAGATGCCTTCAATGTAAAAAAGCACCCTGTATAAAGGGCTGTCCAGTAGAAATAGATATACCGGGTTTTATAAAAAATATAAGCGAGAAGAAATTTCAGGAAGCACTTGAGATAATATACAGAACAAATCTTCTACCTGCAATATGTGGAAGGGTATGTCCGCAGGAAACACAGTGTGAAATACTCTGTACACTTGCAAAAAAAGGGCAACCAATAGCAATAGGTAAACTTGAACGATACATTGCTGATAAAGGAGAACAGAATTTTAACTGTTCTATAATTACCAGCAAGAACATCCAAAATAGAAAAGTAGCTATTATCGGCTCAGGTCCAGCAGGACTTACATGTGCTGTTGAACTCGCAAAATGTGGAGTAAAAGTAACTATATTTGAAGCACTACATACTCCGGGAGGTGTTTTGACATATGGAATCCCTGAGTTCCGATTGCCAAAAGAAATCGTTAAAAAAGAGATAGATATTGTTAAAAAATTAGGAGTGGAAATAAAAACAGATGTCATTGTAGGAAAAACAGTTACTATAGATGACCTTTTCAACAGTGGTTATGAAGCAATTTTTATTGGGACAGGTGCTGGACTTCCTTCATTTATGGGTATTCCGGGGGAAAATTTTTTACGGGTATATTCAGCAAATGAATTTCTGACAAGAGTAAATCTTATGAAGGGATATCTCTTCCCTGAATATGATACACCGGTATCTATAGGTAAAACAGTTGCTGTTATAGGTGGTGGAAATGTCGCAATGGATGCTGCAAGATCTGCCTTAAGACTAGGGGCAAAAGAAGTTATTGTCCTTTACAGAAGAACAGAAAAAGAAATGCCTGCAAGAAAAGAGGAGATTGAACATGCAATGGAGGAAGGAATAAAATTTATTTTTCTTGTTCAGCCACTTGAAATAATAGGAGATGAAAATGGATATGTGAAAGGAATAAAAGTAATCCATAATAAATTGGGAGAACCAGATGAAAGTGGCCGACGGAGTCCTATCCCTATTGAAGGCACAGAAGAAATTATAAATCTTGACTCTGTCATTGTTGCTATAGGACAGAATCCCAGTCCATTGATACCTTCAACATATAAACAAATAAAAACAGGCAAAAAAGGAAATATTATTGTAAATGAAGCAACAGGCGAAACAAACATTCCTGGTATTTTTGCCGGTGGAGATATTGCTACAGGAGCTGCTACTGTTATAAGCGCTATGGGCATGGGGAGAAAAGCAGCACAGAGTATAATAAAATATCTTGAAAATCGTGAAAAAAAATAATAAAGAATGTTGACATAGAAGTAACAATAGGGTTTAATAAAAAAAAGAGGATTCTCCTCTAAAGGAGGTTTTATGACAGGTGGAGTTTTAATAATAGGATTTGTGGTTTTTATTTTTTTAGTAAATGCTATAAAGATAGTAAATGAATATGAAAGAGGTGTTATATTTCGCCTCGGCCGGTTGATGGGTGCACGTGGACCAGGACTTTTCTTTATTATTCCCATTGTAGAAAAAATGGTAAAGGTAAGTTTAAGAACTGTAACATTTGATGTAACCCCTCAGGAAGTAATGACAAAAGATAACGTCCCCATAAAAATCAATGCTGTTGTATGGTTCAGAGTAATGGACCCTGCAAAAGCGGTTGTAACTGTAGAAAATTATCATCTTGCTACAATGCAATTAGCACAAACAACACTGAGAGGAATTGCAGGACAATTTGAATTAGACCAGATACTATCCGAAAGAAACACAGTCAATCAACAACTTCAGCAGATAATAGATGAACAGACAGACCCATGGGGTATAAAGGTCAGTATCGTTGAAATAAAGGAAGTGGAATTACCTGAAACAATGAAACGTTCTATGGCAAGACAGGCAGAGGTTGAAAGAGATAGACGCGCAAGGATTATCAATGCAGAAGGGGAATATCAGGCATCTCAAAAACTTATGGAAGCGGCAAAAGTTCTCGCTTCTGAACCGATAGCCATACAGTTAAGATTTATGCAGACAGCAAGCGAAATTGCTGCAGAGAAAAACTCAACTATAATTTTCCCTCTTCCTGTAGAACTGTTGAAATTCTTTGAAAGCAATAAAAAATAACCGGATTATTATGACTGACTTTAAAACTATTGGTATTGTGGGACTTGGTCTAATTGGGGGTTCTTTAGCACTGGAGATAAAAAAAAGAAAAATTGCGGAAAAAGTTATTGGATTCAGTAGAAAATACTCAACTCTTGAAAAGGCAAAAGTAGATGGATTAATAGATGAGTATTTTGTGGATTTTGAGGAAGGAATAAAAAATGTTGACTTCCTGATAATATCCACACCAATAAATGTCATTAAGGACTACTTCTTAAAAATAAAAAGAATTAATCCTGACATTCTGATTACAGATGTTGCAAGTGTAAAAAACAAGATAGTAAAAGATGCCCTTGAAATTTTAGGTAAAAACTCAAATTTTGTTGGTTCTCATCCCATCGCTGGTTCTGATAGAAGTGGAATATCTGCTGTACAGGAAAATTTATTTGAAAATAAATTTGTTATTATAACTCCTTCAGATTATACAAAAGAAGAAAATATTTTAAGGGTTAAAAAATTCTGGACTGCTGTTGGTTCACAAACAATAATACTTTCTCCAGAAGAACATGACAGATTACTTGCACTGACAAGTCATCTACCTCATTTTTTAGTTTACCTTTTACTATCACTTATGTATGAGCAAAACATAGATGCTCTTTTACCCGGTATAGGAACAGGATTTTTAGATACTACACGAATTGGAAAGAGTTCTCCAGAACTATGGGCGGAGATATTTATTGCTAATAAAGAAAATATTTTAAACTATATCTCTATATTTGAGAATAACTTATCTGAAATGGTAGATATTCTAAAAAAAGACGATATACAAAAACTGACAGAGAAACTTTTAAGTTTTAAAAAAGTTAGGGATGAATTGGATGGAAAGAGACAAAATATTCAGAGGAATTAAAAAGATAGTTATAAAAATAGGAACAAATGTCTTAACCTCATCAAATAACCGTCTTGATTTATCTATCATTGAACACCTTGTTGAGCAGATATGCTATCTTATAAAAAATAAGAAAGTGAAGGTAATAATCGTAACATCCGGTGCAATAGGAGCAGGTATGCAGATTCTCGGATGGAGAAAAAGGCCAAAAGAGATTTCTAAACTTCAGGCAGCTGCAAGCGTAGGACAGAGTAGGTTAATGAGGATATACGACAGATTATTCAGGGAAGAGGGAATAAATGTAGGGCAGATTTTACTTACGCGGGATGTCTTTACTGTACCTGTGAGAAAAAACAATGCCAGGGAAACAATACAAAACCTACTCAAACTGAACGCTGTTCCCATTATCAACGAGAATGATAGTGTGGCTGTTGATGAAATAAAAGTTGGAGATAATGATATCCTTTCTGCATATGTCGCTGACCTTATATCAGCAGATATGCTCATGATAATAACCGATGTTGATGGTTTAAGCTCTTTTGACCCAAAAGAAAAATCCAACAGTAAAGTTATAGATCTGATTACTAACATTTCTATGGCAGAAAAATTAGTAAAAAACAGCAACCCATCAGGATATGGAACAGGAGGGATGAAAAGTAAAGTTACAGCGGCAAAGTATGTTACAGAAAAAGGCATTTACTGTATTATATTAAATGGAAAGAAGTTGTGGAGTATAAAAAAGGCATTCAAAGGAGAAAAAATAGGGACGTTTTTTATTGCTAGACGTAATTAATAAAAAATGGAAAGGGTAAATATGGGATGGAAAGAAGAGACGCTTGAAAAAGTAAAAAAAGCTAAATATTCCTCATTTAATGCATTAAACTATACATCTGCACAAAAAAATAAGTTTCTTGATACATTATCTATAAACATTTCCAGGAATCAGAAAAAGATACTATCTGCCAATAGTAAAGATGTAGAAAACGCTTTAAAAAATAAATATTCTTCCGCTTTTATTGACCGACTTACCCTGACGGAAGAAAGAATCTCTAAAATTCTTAAAGGAATAGAAGTAGTTAGAAATCTACCAGACCCTGTAGGAGAAAAAATATCTAAAACAACAAGACCAAATGGATTGAAAATAGAAAAGATAAGAACACCTATAGGAGTTATAGGAATTATATATGAATCAAGACCGGATGTTACTATTGAAGCAGGTATATTATGTTTGAAATCAGGAAACTGCGTTATTTTAAAAGGTGGAAAGGAAGCAAGATATTCTAATAAAATTTTAGTATCATTAATGAAAAAAAGTTTAATAGAAACAGGTCTTTCCGAAGATATGGTTCATCTTATAAGTACAGGTGGAAGAAGAGCAGTAAAATTGCTGCTCTCTCTTAATAAATATATTGATTTAATTATCCCGAGAGGTGGAGAATCTCTTATTAGGACTGTTGTTGAAGAAAGTACTATACCTGTAATCAAACATTATAAAGGTGTATGTCATATCTATGT of bacterium contains these proteins:
- a CDS encoding LL-diaminopimelate aminotransferase, whose protein sequence is MFEISKRLQKLPPYLFAEIDRKKKKMISEGVDIIDFGIGDPDLPTPQNIIDAMKKGIENPSFHRYPLGKGTLLFRKAIADFYKKNYDVKLNPDEEITVLIGSKEGIAHFPWAFLNPGDISLVPEPGYPVYHIGTILAEGKPYFIPLKAENNFLPELDKIPESIIKKAKILFLNYPNNPTAAFAAKEFLIDTIKFCKKNELILVYDAAYSEIYFEKKPVSFLSLPGAKDIGIEFHSLSKTYNMTGWRIGWACGNSNLVSALAKIKENIDSGTFEAIQFAGVEALTGSQKSVIELRKIYKNRMKILVNGLKETGFAIKMPEGTFYCWLNIEERSIETASFLLEKAGIVATPGVGFGPSGEGYLRFSITVPEEKIKEGIRRVKEIWAKK
- the purE gene encoding 5-(carboxyamino)imidazole ribonucleotide mutase, whose translation is MGKKVAIVLGSKNDMEYIEGAKDILTEFGIPYEVMVMSAHRTLDKVVDFSQKAEENGFGVIIACAGMAAHLPGVIAAKTHLPVIGVPLPTSEIRGIDALLAIVQMPSGVPVATMAIGRSGVKNAAILSAQILALEDTDLKTKLKKYKESLGK
- a CDS encoding class II fructose-1,6-bisphosphate aldolase, which produces MAVSYKELGLVNTRELFKKALAGGYAIPGYNFNNMEQLQAIITACAECNSPVILQISKGARQYANQTLLRYMVPGAIAMAREMGSNIPIALNLDHGDSFEICKSCIDYGFSNVMIDGSALPYEENVAVTKKVVEYAHERDVTVEGELGVLAGIEEHVSSEVSHYTDPEVVEDFVTRTGVDSLAISIGTSHGAYKFKVKPGESIPPLRFDILEECARRLPGFPIVLHGASSVLPEYIEIINKYGGKLENTAGVPEEQIKKAVSMNVCKVNIDSDGRLVMTAMIRKYLAENPKEFDPRKYLGPAREELKKMYIEKCKLLGSAGRG
- the pfkA gene encoding 6-phosphofructokinase, translated to MEKIGVLTTGGDAPGMNAAIRAVVRTALSYNLEIVGIEKGFKGLYEKNFIKLTSRSVSGIINKAGTFLKTIRFPEFREYEIRKICYEHLQVEGIEGLVVIGGDGSSKGAYYLSMDFNFPVVLIPASIDNDIFGTDYTIGFDTAVNTAVSAIDNIRDTATSHNRTFVVEVMGKEKGNLALEVALACGAEIVLVPEIKIPYEKVVRLLKEQEEKGKESSIIVLAEGAGKAEELTAYLKKALPEREIRYSVLGYIQRGGTPTYLTRTLATRFGVSAVNLLMQKKYPYMIGIKGNEIVYVPLKEIISTQKPISEAYLEIINRMAI
- the ilvD gene encoding dihydroxy-acid dehydratase, encoding MRSDNIKKGLERTPHRSLLKAIGLTDEEIEKPIIAVANSANEIVPGHIHLNKIAESVKAGIRMAGGTPVEFSTIGVCDGIAMGHTGMKYSLVSREIIADSVEIMLQAHQFDGVVMIANCDKIIPGMLMALLRVNIPGLLVSGGPMLCGFSPSGETIDLISVFEGIGRFVKGEINEKELKIIEDIACPGAGSCSGMFTANSMNCLAEAIGLALPGNGTIPAVTSKRIRLAKYAGMKVMELVKKDIKPRDITTLDAFKNAIAVDMAIGASTNTVLHLPAIAKEAGITLSLNLFDKISRKIPNICKISPASKQHIQDLDAAGGIPAVMKELASNNLLNTELLTVSGKTVKEIVQDAQIFNRDVIRSIENPYSSEGGIAILKGTLAPEGAVIKQSAVSEKAMKFSGPAMVYDSEEEAMNAVMKGKVKEGVLIVRYEGPRGGPGMREMLSITSVISGKGLDEKVALLTDGRFSGGSRGLCVGHISPEAASGGPIGLVKNGDIIEIDIKNRRLELKVNKEELKKRKETWKEKTQKLEGVLARYRKSVKSANTGAILD
- the thiC gene encoding phosphomethylpyrimidine synthase ThiC — translated: MLERESALKGIISKGVRYVAGRERINPETLAEKVAEGKVVILKHRNTYLGIGDSLRIKINANIGTSPDIVDIHSEIEKLKAACKYGADTVMDLSTGGDIDKIRSTIVERSPVPIGTVPIYQAAIESVEEKGALIKMDTEKLFEVIERHAEDKISFTTLHCGITFRTLERLRKNPRKTMVVSRGGAFLISWMIANEKENPLYEHFDRVLEIARKYDLILSLGDGMRPGGIVDATDSSQIDELLTLGELTRRAWDNGVQVIIEGPGHIPLNEIPANITLQKKVCKGAPFYVLGPLVTDVTPGYDHITSAIGAAVAGWYGADFICYVTPSEHLGLPGVEDVIEGTIAAKIAAHSADIARGLKDSVEWDCKMSLARTQRNWQEERKLSIDPVKFDRIHRRYKTTEKDVCTMCGKYCAIKTVEKYLGVKIITTC
- the def gene encoding peptide deformylase; amino-acid sequence: MRRIRVYGEDILRKMAEKVKNIDEQTIKLIESMKKTLQKVQGLGLAAPQIGISKRIFIAFDKETNKIITAINPEIVCISEEKEIDIEGCLSFPEIYFSIPRAKKIKLKALNEKGKEFFIETEGLLARCFQHEIDHLNGKLIIDYVNIEEKKLWQEKLDKLLKSD